In Deltaproteobacteria bacterium, the sequence AGAATAGTTGAATTCAGGCCGTGTGTATTTTTATAAAAAGAGAGATAGTGTTCACAGGCAAGCTTTGCTATGCCGTAAGGACTTAAAGGATTTGTAGGATGTGATTCTTTCGCTGGAAATTCTTTCTGCTCTCCGTATATTGCACCGCCTGTGGAGGCAAATATAAAACCCTTTACCCTGCCCCTTACACAATTCTCAAGGAGGTTCAATGTGCCTATTATATTTATTCTGGCGTCCAACATAGGATCCGCCACTGATTTTCTAACATCCATCTGGGCCGCATGATGGTTTACAGCATCAAACTTTTCATCCTTAAATAAATCCCTTAATTCTCCTGCGCCAATATCCAGCTTTAAAAACCGCGCCTTTGGGTTAATATTCTCAGGCTTGCCTGTGGAAAGGTCATCAGCAACAGTTACTTCATGCCCTGCATTGATATACGCATCAACCACATGGGAGCCGATAAAACCAGCTCCGCCTGTTACAAGTATATGCATTCTTCGTCTCCTATCGCCACTACCCCATTGCCTGCAATCTGCCTTTAAAATACTCCACGGTCTTGCTCAATCCCTCACTTAAACTTATCTTCGGCTCCCAATCCAGCTTTTCTCTCGCAAGGGTTATATCAGGCCTTCTCTGCATCGGGTCATCCTGCGGAAGGGGTTTGAATACAATCTTTGCCTTTGTGCCGGTAAATTCTTTTATCTTCTTTGCAAAATCAAGTATTGTATATTCGTCAGGGTTGCCGAGGTTTACAGGGCCTATAAAACTGTCCTTATTCATCATTTTTATAATCCCATCAACCAAATCATAAACATAGCAGAACGAGCGGGTCTGACTACCGTCGCCGTAAACTGTAATATCTTCTCCCTTCAATGCCTGCACTATGAAATTACTTACCACCCTTCCGTCATTAAGCGCCATCCTTGGACCATAGGTATTGAATATCCTGACTATCCGTATATCAACCTTATTCTGCCTGTGATAATCCATCATAAGGGTCTCTGCAACCCTTTTCCCTTCGTCATAACAACTCCTTATCCCTATGCAATTCACATTTCCCCAGTACTCCTCCTTTTGCGGGCTGACCTTTGGATCGCCGTAAACCTCCGATGTGGATGCCTGCAAAATCCTTGCCCTGACCCTTTTTGCAAGGCCGAGCATATTTATCGTCCCCATTACGCTTGTCTTTG encodes:
- a CDS encoding NAD-dependent epimerase/dehydratase family protein, producing MHILVTGGAGFIGSHVVDAYINAGHEVTVADDLSTGKPENINPKARFLKLDIGAGELRDLFKDEKFDAVNHHAAQMDVRKSVADPMLDARINIIGTLNLLENCVRGRVKGFIFASTGGAIYGEQKEFPAKESHPTNPLSPYGIAKLACEHYLSFYKNTHGLNSTILRYANVYGPRQDPHGEAGVVAIFTRKLLKGEQPLINGDGMQTRDFVYVGDVVRANCLALSHNDGGVFNIGTGREVHIKKLFKELVNIVGVNVGEGYGPPKSGEQKRSVIDFEKAKKEFGWSPQVFLEEGLRHTVDYFKEAG
- a CDS encoding SDR family oxidoreductase, which encodes MRILVTGGAGFIGSHLCERLLSEGHEALCLDNFFTGSKDNITHLMDNHRFELIRHDITNSILLEVDQIYNLACPASPVHYQYNPVKTTKTSVMGTINMLGLAKRVRARILQASTSEVYGDPKVSPQKEEYWGNVNCIGIRSCYDEGKRVAETLMMDYHRQNKVDIRIVRIFNTYGPRMALNDGRVVSNFIVQALKGEDITVYGDGSQTRSFCYVYDLVDGIIKMMNKDSFIGPVNLGNPDEYTILDFAKKIKEFTGTKAKIVFKPLPQDDPMQRRPDITLAREKLDWEPKISLSEGLSKTVEYFKGRLQAMG